The genomic stretch aagaggcaaatttgacacccaaagtactaccgtgcgctttcagcttgtgttgtttagatgcatacagacagaacatactaaagatgccctaAGAAAATACTTTAACGCAGTATTATAtaaaagggtggtttaaatatgctacgtgattaATGTGGTCCACAGATCAacgatctgctttaaagctaccacaagaaaacacgatgcttaaaagtatgagggagaagcacatgcaaaaagtattttgaggcaattaaaagagactcaataaaaacaaatagtaggtactcgccgcttttaactgatgagcgcatgtgttggacatctcgTCGCGCAAAGGAATAGCGtaacgcacgaatgctattttagaccacaaggctgcgtgacgtcaccatcgtaaactggaagggggtcaacatattagcgcgctcgcatacaactcttactgcttgttttctgccggtaatcttttaaaaaacaaaacaaaagaaaaacatgcTGATTAAACTCTGCTGCTATGGAaagtgtagaaacgactctagacattacgaccgtccacatatgaaggatgtttccttcatatgtttcccgaagccaaaaatgtgaacaatgtgtGTGTACGTCCAAAGCAAagcgaagccattcacctttatatgcagtaaaaattttgttgggggccatggtccttcagaTCGAAAATCCTGCcctgaagaggtaagccattttgatatttttgattattttttagcgtgtcgTTTTgcggtgctgcttctgtctgacaatgaatgacctgaaaacatatatatatatatatatgtattagggttgtcaaacgattaaaatgtttaatcgagttaatcacagcttaaaaattaattaatcgtaaattaatcgcaattcaaaccatctataaaatatgccatatttttctgtaaattattgttggaatggaaagacataagactgatatatacattcaacatactgtacatatgcactgtatttatttattataacaacaaatcaacaagatgtcattaacattattaacattgtgttaaagcgatccatggatagaaagacttgtagttcttaaaagattaatgttagtacaagttatagaaattttatattaaaacccctcttaatgttttcgttttaataaaatttgtaaaattttcaaacaaaaaactattagctcaccattgttgatgtcaataattacacaatgctcatggtgctgaaacccataaaatcagtcgcacccaagcgccagcagagggcgacaaaacacaaaaaaacaagtggatatgacactgtgctgtcattttaatctgtttgagtggggcatgtgcgttaaatgcgtcaaatattttaacgtgattaattaaaaaaaataattaccgcccgttaacgcgataattttgacagccctaatatacagtatattcatatatcacaacagtcatgtaggcctatttttctaaaatacggatgtttaaataaattagccatgtttggACTTGGTCTTTTTGTAtagtaagcctgttcatgccTACAGGTAGGCTCTAGATTGAACAgatttaccttttctgttgtaaagaatcaACCTtgataagggggaagtgtaaataaattaatagaattaagatttgttattaatgaaaaaattaagtgtttgtTGTCTAACAGTCACTGAGTagaatttgcgatcgctacacaaaaatggcaATATAAATGACCCTCAAGAATGGTCAAACGTGAGACaaacagaggatataatatataagaaagacaggtcatctggtggtaaaggatagcttgttgaaacaggcgaATGTCACTgttagtggcgtaaggcaatgcacgcaagaaaaaggtgtcgataaaaaagctacatctGCATCAaatcggctctttttccccagtctttttcagccctcgacactcaagcaatctccaactgaacatttgtatgttcttccatgtctttaccagtgaatttggcaccaggaacatcattttcggacagaattggtaggtttagctcagtcaacatctcgtttgtacactatttacatgcatctagcatgagcgACAAATGTGAGCTTGATCCCCCAAGCAACAGTtgcatcatgaatattaatgagcatcaGTGACGTGTTgcatgcggtacgctattgcagTAACCCGATAGTATTTGTGACATTGACAAATggtaatctacgtcatcaccccgagcgtccataaaTCATGGtgtcctccgtaggtcaaaacgtactaaatattatacattttttattcaatggcagtgttttatgtgtttctaataacatatttcagtaaaatagaacaattgtggcttgttAGAGCCTCAAGTCTTTcagtccaaggttccctttaatttgaaaaagaaaaaataaacaaacatgaACAACAGCTAGAGcttacagaaaaaaacaaatgttatatttGGATTCAGcacttcaaaattacatgagATCATTGCATCAAtgcaatatttttgttgttgttgaacagTGCAatgatagacattcaatccattttgactgggaggggctgtgCCAGGCCAACTAAAACAAAATGGATTCGACGTCTCAACACTGTCTGTGGCACTgggaacatgatcattcactgctagtTCAAATGATactgcttaaaaaaatatattcacaatgaggacaaATATACATACAAAATCTGTACAAACAGTTGCATAGAATTTGAGGTTGAAGCACATGTCGAGGTGTTGAGGTTCTTCTCACACGTTCATAACGGGCGTGAGCTGCAGCAGCGAGCTTTGTGGTCGGATGGCGCTGCTCTTGGAGTGCAGTTTGTCCAGGTTCTGTAGGAAGCCCCTCCTCTTGAGACCTTCCAGAATAACGGTGTTGCTAGAGGCCAAACTTATGTGGGTCCTGCATAGAGAGTGTCAGGGGTAGGGGGCATATTTGATAAAAATGGCATTAATTCTGCGGCATTACATACATTCCTAAACGGAAGGCTGCCTTGTGAGTTCAAAGCGTTAAGCTTCCTCCGATTTGAAATTTAAGCACAGTGCAGCGAATTATGCGTCATTATCAAAATCATTCCCTGCTGTCCAAATATCGGACGTTAGCATTCATTACAACGTGTTTGTTCAGCTTTATTGCCTTTTACTTTGGAAGGAAAGAAACACAAATTGATGAAAAGCAGTAATGCAGCCTGGAGGTCTACCCTCTCTCTCACTACAGTGTTTATTTTTGCCCGACTGACTGCGACGGTCTTTGGGAATTGACTCTGGTGTGAAGAAGCCAGAGTAATACATGATTTAAACACCAGCTGTGATATCAAGTTTTAGATTTCATAAGGTTGTTCCAGTTTAAGTCGTTTCAGATATCCGAGATCTCAGAAGCAggctacatacagtacatagtgACGATTGACAGTGACAACCGGTTTAATATCTTTGATGGCGTTCCTAAGGGCAGGGGTctgcaagtccggtcctcgagagccgctatccgGCTTGTGTTTCATGTCTCCcttctttaacacacctgaatcaaatgatcaactCGTCAGGAAgctctgataacgatcctgattattatttataaacaagttggatagcggctctcgaggaccccTGCCTTAGGGTGAGTTGAGCTCACTCATGAACTTCATGATTGTGATCTGAATCATGTGCCTCTGCCGGACacaaaaaatatgaataccgtaatttcccgactataacgcgcacttttttccctccaaatcaacttgtaaaatcatggtgcgcactataaacgggtacatgggtggagacagaaatatatatatattatatacatatataaaaaccgattttttttttattgacacggccactttgtgttgaagaaacgtatgcggcgatccgttgccgaccattacggtacgtgacgtcaccattttgtttcggtaatacttcactctgatcggccgaatgatttcgtctgtgttaaattctgctttttttccactcttcataaagcacagaatttagtttcttgaactcatttgagtcctatgtttattgcagctccgcaactctgcccgtaacaaatgtaacaacacagacttcctgtgtgtgtccgtcaactatatctgtccctcgggaaactcaaacccaaataacaatagttcctattgttactgtcgtgtcgacagcgatgagctctctcggatttccgacttacgttctcactttcattttaccgtatcaatccatggaagaaacattgattctagagctgaaacaaatactcgagcaactcgagtaactcgagtttaaaaactgatccgagtaattttattcacctcgaggaatcgtttaattttgccagctctaagcatcacgttttgcccggactacttttaatgggagacaacgcgctgacgtagcgtagaggaagaagcaataaaaaaaaaaaaccttactgcagccgaaagcccttacaaactgcgccgacattgctaaaaactacgcccgcatgttgctacggtggtagcagtctagcaggtagcgtctgatgcgtgtcatagatatcacatgtacgtagaactagatgcgaaatgaccgactcggcggcgttaacaaacagccgccatcttaaagcagtacacttctcagcgctcataaataagaaTAACGTTActttcactcgctcacgtaactttatccctgcggagggctaggtttctattcattatgaccaatgtcgatgcgtggctaactcttacatacaggctttatataatctgtgaaaacagcgctgtagagtgatcagggtgtaaaataaaaacataataatgctaactgtcaattttagcttagtagtcattgctggatggggcgtgcaatattattcggcccctttactttcagtgcagcaaactcactccagaagttcagtgaggatctctgaatgatccaatgttgtcctaaatgaccgatgatgataaatagaatccacctgtgtgtaatcaagtctccgtataaatgcacctgctctgtgatagtctcagggttctgtttaaagtgcagagagcattatgaaaaccaagaaacacaccaggcaggtccgagatactgttgtggagaagtttaaagccggatttggatacaaaaagatttcccaagctttaaacatctcaaggagcactgtgcaaaccatcatattgaaatggaaggagcatcagaccactgcaaatctaccaagacccgaccatccttccaaactttcttctcaaacaaggagaaaactgatcagagatgcagccaagaggcccatgatcactctggatgaactgcagagatctacagctgaggtgggagagtctgtccataggacaacaatcagtcatacactgcacaaatctggcctttatggaagagtggcaagaagaaagccatttctcaaagatatccataaaaagtctcgtttcaagtttgccacaagccacctgggagacacaccaaacatgtggaagaaggtgctctggtcagatgaaaccaaaattgaactttttggccacaatgcaaaacgatatgtttggcgtaaaagcaacacagctcatcaccctgaacacaccatccccactgtcaaacatggtggtggcagcatcatggtttgggcctgcttttcttcagcagggacagggaagatggttaaaattgacgggaagatggatgcagccaaatacaggaacattgtgGAAGAAACCCTGTTggcatctgcacaagacctgagactgggacggagatttatcttccaacaggacaatgatccaaaacataaagccaaatctacaatggaatggttcaaaaataaacgtatccaggtgttagaatggccaagtcaaagtccagacctgaatccaatcgagaatctgtggaaagagctgaagactgctgttcacaaacactctccatccaacctcactgagctcgagctgttttgcaaggaagaatgggcaagaatgtcagtctctcgatgtgcaaaacggatagaaacataccccaagcgacttgcagctgtaattggagcaaatggtggcgctacaaagtattaacgcaagggggccgaataatattgcacgccccacttttcagttttttatttgttaaaaaagtttaaattatccaataaattttgttccacttcataattgtgtcccacttgttgttgattcttgacaaaaaattaaaattttatatctttatgtttgaagcctgaaatgtggcgaaaggttgcaaggttcaagggggccgaatacttttgcaaggcactgtatatattttttaataaaatctaaaagtttttggagtgaaagcagtgaattagttttttaaagtcacattgagatgcaattgttggctgttttcaacaatgtacattgaaaataatgacattgattgactgacaatggttcaatattacatgaaatgtgttgttttctcatctatatgtataattgctctttaactaaaaaaaaaaaaaagttttatccgattactcaattaatcgatagaattttcagtcgattactcgattgctAAAatgttcgatagctgcagccctaataaattcatcatgatgaaacgagcaagttatacagcagcctttaaaagaaaagtcacatctgttttgtttcctcctagattctggtaagttggagaagttgtcaaatcatattattactatattgtcagtttatggtaatgtttttaaCTACCAATAtggtatgcttgtgctgtgtttcaccattcagtaaaatgacatttctgtatctgtacacgagctctgttttcttgtattcttctatttattggtgctaaaattagggtgcgcgttataaacgggtacaataattttccctagattttgaagtaaatttggggtgcgcattatacacaggtgtgccttatattcgggaaattacagtaaataaaaaactgtgTACCCTAGTTAAGTGTGTGTTGATGTAGACTCGTTTGACTAACAGAAAGCCTCTCACCGTGGAGAATCTATCCCGCTGTCTCCTGTGATGCTCTGGTTTTCCACAAGTTCTCCTGCTTCTCTGGTGTCCGCCGCTCTGGGCCCGCTTAGTGCAGGTCCCGGAGTCCGGGGAACTCCCATCTGGTGATAATGCTCCCCTTGCAATTCCTTTGCTTCCGTCCACTGGGCTAACTCGCCGTCAGCCTCGTCCGTAGACTTGCGGACAGTCTCCGTGTCTGATTCCACCTCGCTCGCCGGACAGTAGTCgaagatgctgctgtcaaaagtTTCTGGTGGTTCGGGGTGGTCTTTCTCATCGTGTAATCCTTCCTGGACCAGGTCTTCTTTCCTGGAGCTTGGTTCATCTTGAAGTGATACACCACTTTGCTGAGTATACGGACACATCCATGTGGTCTCTCCGAGCCTGCCAGGGCTCAGAGAAGTTCTCCTCTGGTTCGTCGAGTGGCTGTCGATGGAGGTGAATTGGTGGTGAAAGTTGGGGCCGTAATAGTGGCCGTTGGAGTCCTGGTGTTTGGATTCTGTATCACATTGATGGTAAACTAAGTGGTGGTGAAGGTAGTTTGGTAAAATCTCCCCCTCATCCAAGCACAGGGAGCTGCAGGTATCTTGATGGTCTGCTCTCTGAAATAGTCTGCGTTCATCTTCGTTGTCTGTTACTGTGCGAAGGTCATCTCCCATACTCAGATCCCCTTGGTCTTTGCTAACAGTTATTGTTCTCACGTCCTTTGAGTTTTGATCCGTTAAAAGCTCATCAGGCTTTTGAGAGCCGTTGGtcagtctgagtgagtgcttccGCTGTAAAGTATTTTTTGTCCAGATTTGATCAGAATTTGTGTACAGTTGCATATTTGACAGGTCAGTCTCCAAAGACTGGTTTCTGCCATCTTTGAGGTGAGGGTTTTCTCTGTTCTCCACCCCGTTTCCTTCCCTTCGATGTCGTACCTTCTCGTCAATCCGCAAGGTACAGCTCTGCGGGTATGCTGAATTGTAGCCTGCCAAAGAATCACAGTAGATCTTATGGTCGGGCTGCGGCAGGAGTTCGTTTTTGGTATCCCTCTCCTGATCATATTTGTCTTCAGACGCTGGGGACTTTGCCGTTTGTTCATTATTGGCTAAACTCAGCTTTGTCCGATGTGGGTCCCAAGATTTGGAACGATGGCTTGTTCGTTCTTTAGCCAGTGCTTTGCTTCCTTTTGGTTTTGGATGCTCCCAATTGGTTGGAGAAGGAGGTATTCCAGTCTCCGGAGAATGGAAAGGGTTTTCAATGCGTTTCTTGTAAAGCAATTTACCGTCCGCAGCATTTTCTGCTTTATCTGGTTCATCAATTGGGATTTCCACTGGCAGTCGGGTAGGGATCAAATCCTCCCTCTCTGGAAAACCATGGGTACATGCAGAAAGCCTGTTCTTCATCCTCTCCCGTTGCTTTTCTCTGGAGGAGTGCACCCGGCGTTTATTACGAGAGCTTTTCTGAGCGGATCTTTTCGCCGACCTGGAGTGGTGGTGCCTCGTTTTTGAACTAGTCAGAATCTCCGTCGACATTCCCTTGTCTACGCCTTTGTCCACAGCTTTCTCCCGTCTCTCTTCCAGCTTCTTCATTAGGACCGTGTGACGCGTCAGGTTGTCCACTGTCAGTTCGGGGTTTATGCGCTTGATGATGGCGTGCTCCAGGTCGCGAGGCAAGTTATTGAGATCATCTTCATCTCTCACCGGCCACTCTTCTGGTGGGAACTGCCCCGAGAAAGACACATACTCCTTCTTCGGCTTCTCTTTTTTAGCCCCGTTTCTCCGGAACAAACTAAGACCGAACTTCCTGCCCAACTTACTGTCTTTCTCTTTTCGGCTAGCAGGGTTGGTTGTACCCGTGGCTTTGCTGACCGCGCTTGCTTGGCAGTCTGCCACTGTGGAGGTGGTCTGATGCTGCACCGAGGGCTTGTGATCCGACGGTCGTGGCCACTTTAAGCTCTTGGCCGTGCACTCGCTAACGGAAACTGAGACAGAATGCTGATCCGGAACAGCAGGCGGAGGAAGGTTGGGTGGTAAGCTAGTGGATGTCGGGAGTGGGCTAAAACAGCTGCAAGACTTGCAGTGAGCCGCCGGGGGTGTCTGAGTGCTCTCAACGCAGATGTCGTTGCTCAAAAGGTAAGTAATAGGAGGAGGTGAGGGAGGGTCCTCCGCTGAGCCCGAGGTCCACCAGGTCTTCTCCCGGTCCAAGTTGCTGGTGATAAAATAAGTCTGAGGTGTGACGATGAAGTAGCCCTCACCGGTGTGGTAAATTTTGCGCTCCTTAATCAGAGTGCCCAAGGTATTATAGAGGATGTCCTGAGTTGGGATGGTTATCCCTGAAAAACAGTGGTATTTTAAACATTGTGCCATTGAAGACTACTGGAACCCTATTTCTGATGGAATTCTTTTCACCACTGACCTGGATGTGATCTGCTCATGTGATTCACGAGTGTCTCCTGGCTGACGACAACTTGCGAGGAGTTCATGTCTGAGATGACGGAGCACAACACCTCTGCCAAGGGGATGAACTGTGACTGAGGAACAGGGGACATCCTCAACGGGGTCAGGTCTCCTGGAAAACATCAGCAAAAACATTTGAATGTGAGAAAGTGCAGGTGGCATCGCATGCGACCGCACCTCAATTTAAATCTCTCCAAACAATCCCTAAAATTTGTCTACTAACCACTTCTTAAGCCCCGACCGCGGCTGTCTATTTATGCAAGTCACATGAACCGTGACTTTCTGGCTGCGTTGGACATTCCAGCAGCACCAGGACAAACCACAGAATTCCACCACTCACCACAGCAGTGCCCGCAGGTCGCCTGCTGGCCGGATCGCATATCTCGCCCCGTGTATCTTTAAGACTTCCATATCACGGACGTACTCTTGGAAAAACATGATTATTTTGTCTTGTAGTCTGAAAGTGGTTCCATGTAATGTCGACCACATTGGGACTCAACTTTGAGTTGATTTATGTTTGGATTCTTAGTTCTTCCCACGACCGTTGGATCTGGAACATATCCCAGACTGAGATTTCATTGTGTGACAAGTACAAGTGTAAAAATGTTACTTGCAGATTACCAATGGTCTGAAATAAACCAGAAGCAGAAAGTGGATGATTGGATGAGGCAGGCGCCTTAAACGTCAACATTTGAAACACCAGAGCTACATGTCTGACTTGAGTTAATCAATGACACCTCACGGACCTACTCTGGAATGTCCTGACATTGTCAGGTCACAATGAGTGTGActaacacaatgaaaaatttacaaaaatCTGGGATCAGGCTTTCtattttattctacatattagaccaAAGAAAAGCTAAAATATTGCAAGAAAAATTAATATTGTACAAACAAtgaactaaaaataaataaaaagataaaaataGTATTCAAATCAATAAACCAATTATAGAATGATAGTTACACttctacagattaaataaatataaaaaataaaataaatacataagaaAATGACaattataaaaacatttggaatgaagaaacattaaaagggaaaaaatacgggacaaaaaaaaaagacaaaattcaGTACAAactcttaaagcaacactaggtaacttttcagttttgctcAATTTTAGCGATGCCATTGGACAAAATGCCTTATGGAAGACTACGttttccatgaggaccagcgcacacccgcacagtgttgta from Corythoichthys intestinalis isolate RoL2023-P3 chromosome 10, ASM3026506v1, whole genome shotgun sequence encodes the following:
- the stox1 gene encoding storkhead-box protein 1, whose protein sequence is MSLHPPRVVQLSAAASLAVVFGDEDESAGESHRSSATGLEVFADFKAQNRRSFWNKRLVRAMDEVHFQGWLDNLVLFIRGSSASLEVLREAWMRRALKSAAGLVIRAVGDLTPLRMSPVPQSQFIPLAEVLCSVISDMNSSQVVVSQETLVNHMSRSHPGITIPTQDILYNTLGTLIKERKIYHTGEGYFIVTPQTYFITSNLDREKTWWTSGSAEDPPSPPPITYLLSNDICVESTQTPPAAHCKSCSCFSPLPTSTSLPPNLPPPAVPDQHSVSVSVSECTAKSLKWPRPSDHKPSVQHQTTSTVADCQASAVSKATGTTNPASRKEKDSKLGRKFGLSLFRRNGAKKEKPKKEYVSFSGQFPPEEWPVRDEDDLNNLPRDLEHAIIKRINPELTVDNLTRHTVLMKKLEERREKAVDKGVDKGMSTEILTSSKTRHHHSRSAKRSAQKSSRNKRRVHSSREKQRERMKNRLSACTHGFPEREDLIPTRLPVEIPIDEPDKAENAADGKLLYKKRIENPFHSPETGIPPSPTNWEHPKPKGSKALAKERTSHRSKSWDPHRTKLSLANNEQTAKSPASEDKYDQERDTKNELLPQPDHKIYCDSLAGYNSAYPQSCTLRIDEKVRHRREGNGVENRENPHLKDGRNQSLETDLSNMQLYTNSDQIWTKNTLQRKHSLRLTNGSQKPDELLTDQNSKDVRTITVSKDQGDLSMGDDLRTVTDNEDERRLFQRADHQDTCSSLCLDEGEILPNYLHHHLVYHQCDTESKHQDSNGHYYGPNFHHQFTSIDSHSTNQRRTSLSPGRLGETTWMCPYTQQSGVSLQDEPSSRKEDLVQEGLHDEKDHPEPPETFDSSIFDYCPASEVESDTETVRKSTDEADGELAQWTEAKELQGEHYHQMGVPRTPGPALSGPRAADTREAGELVENQSITGDSGIDSPRTHISLASSNTVILEGLKRRGFLQNLDKLHSKSSAIRPQSSLLQLTPVMNV